The DNA sequence GCACGCATCGCCGAGCGCGGCTGCGGCTGCGCTTCGGCCCCGGAACCCTCCTGGCGCTCATCGCAGCCGGCTTCCTGCTGGCCTCTCAGTGGCAGGCGCGCTCCGCCCGCACGATGGCTCGCTATCTTGAAGCGGATGCCACGGGGCGGCTACGGCCGGTCGAGCGCGCCGCGCCGACCGCCAACCCGGCGCCGCCCCTCTGGAAGCCCGAGCCCGGCTTGCTCCTCGCCCAGGGAGCGCGCTTGCGCCTGACGCCCCAACAGCGCCAGGTCGCCGCGGGCATCGACCGCGAGTGGCGCCGCGAGAGCGCCGCGCTCCGCTCCCGCATGGAACGCGCCCTGCCCGGCGTGCCCACCGACGGCGAGCGAGGCGTGACCCTGCAGGGCCTTGAGAGGGGGTTGGCGCCCTACGCAGAGCTTTCGCGACTCTACGACGCGCGGCGCGGCCTGGCCTGGGCACGCGCCGAGGCCCTGCTCACGGCGGGACAGCGCGCCCTGCTGCGACCCCGTGCGCCGGCGGGCAGGGAGGCGGCGCGATGAGCCAATCAGCTACGCTCGCCGCCCTGCTGGCAGCCCTGCTTGCCGCGGGCCCAGCCTTCGCTCAGGCCAGGCCGGCCACGGCGCTGTCCGGGGATGCGCGGCGAATCGCCGGCCCGCTCAGCGTGCGGCAGGCGGTCGAGATCGCGCTCCGTGAGAACCCCGCGATGCTCGCGGCCCGCGCCGACGCCGCCGAGGCGGCCGCCGGCACTCGATCCGCGCGCGCCATGACCTTACCGCAGGTCTCGGCCAACGGCTACCTGACCTCCGGCGACATGAGCAGCATGGTCGACTCCGCGCCAGACGTGACTCCGCCCAGCGCGCGAATGGTGCCGCCGGGCGGGGTCGCGATCGCCAACCTGACCCTGATGGCGCCTCTCTACACCGGCGGACGGCTGCGCGGCATGGTGCGGGCGGCCGAGGCCCGCGAGCGCGCCGCCACGGCCGGCATCGGAAGCGAGGCCGCGACCGCCGCCCTCGAGGTGAAGCGGGCCTACTACGGAGCACTGCTCGCCGCCGCCATGGCCGACGTCGCCGGGGCCCGCGTGACGGCCGACCAGGAAGCTGTCGCCAATGCGCGCGCTCTTCTCGAGGTCGGCCGGGGCATCGAGGCGAGCGTCCGTCGCGCCGAAGCCGAGCTCTCGGATGCCGAGCGCATGCTCGCCACCGCGCGCAATGAGCGCGCCGCGGCGCTCCTCAACCTGAGCGCCGCCCTCGGCGCGAGCCCGGACTCCGAGATCACGCTCTCCGACTCGCTGGCGTTCGAGCCGCCGGCCAGCGGCCTGGAGACGCAGATCGCCGACGCGGCGCGCCTGCGGCCCGAGCTGTCCGCCGCGCGGGATCGTGTGCAGGCGGCCACCGCCGACCTCGACGCGGCGCGCGGGTCGCTGGCGCCGCAGGTCTACGCGCTCGGCATGGCGGACGCCGACACGCGATCCCGCGGGTCGTCCGAGCGTGGCTACACCCTGGGACTCGCCCTGAGCCTGCCGTTGTTCGACGCAGGGCAGCGCCGGGCCGAGGTGGACGGCGCGCGCGCCCGCGAGGGCCGGGCCCGGGCCGAACTGCGCGCCGCCGAGCTGCGCGTGGGCACGGAGGTCCGCCAGGCGTGGCTCGACGTGCAGACCGGCGCCGAGAACTATCGCACCGCGCAGGCCGCCGTCCGCGCGGCGCAGGAGGCCTACGACGTGACCGCCCTGCGCGTGCGGAACCAGAAGGCCATCCAGGTGGAGCTTCTGGACGCCATCGCCGCGCTGACGCAGGCGCGGACCAACGTGGCCCAGGCGCTCTACGACCACGCGCTGGCCGTCGCCAGGCTCCAGCGCGCCGTGGGAAGGACCTAAGCGATGAAGAGGGTGACGATGATCGCCGCGCTGATGGCCGCCACGCTGGCGATGGCGCCGGGCGCCGCCAGGCTGGCCTTCGCGGCCGTGACGGGGCAGGCCGGCCCCTACCGGGTGGAGGTGCGGACGAACCCGCCGGTGATCCCGGTGGGCAAGGTCCGCATGACGATCACGCTGTCGGACACGGCCGGCAAGCCGGTTGAGGATGCCAGCGTCCGTGCGATCGTCCAGATGCCCGGGATGCAGATGGGCGAGAAGGAGACCAGGGCCGCGCCCGTGCCGGGGAGTCCGGGGGAGTACGAGACCGAGGCCGCCTTCATGATGGCGGGCGCCTACGAGGCCACCGTCACCATTGACGGCCCGGCCGGCGCGGCCACGGCCCGAATCCCGCTGGAGACCGGGATGGACACCGCCGGCGCGGGCGGCGGGTTCCCGTACGCCTGGGTCCTGGCGGCCCTCCTCGCCGCGGCGCTCGCCGCCTTCGTGATCCACCGCATGCGGCGCACGGGCCAGCGCGTCAACTGGCGGGCTGCTCTGAGGCCGGCAACACTCGCGGAGCTCCTGCTCATCGGTGTCATGATCGCCATCGCTGTGTATGGAGTGCGCCACTGGCGACGGCCCGGCGCGATGACGCCCATCGAGGCGCAGGCCATGGAGATGGAAACGCCGCCCCCACCCGGCACCGCGCCCGTCACGCTGGCCACCGTGACTCGCGGCCCGTTCGTGAGCACGGTGCGCTACACCGGCCAGGCCGTTGGCTACAACGAGCGCGACGTGATCGCCCGGGCGCAGGGCTGGATAGTGTGGATGCCGTTCTACGCGGGCGACCGCGTGAAGGACGGCCAGCTCCTGGCGCGGCTGGATACCAGTCAGCAGAACCCGCAGGTGGCGCGGCAGGAGGCCGCCGTCGCCATGGCCCGGCAGGGCGTCGGCGTGGCGGAGCGCGAGCACCGCCAGGCGCTAGCGGGCGTGAGCGAGGCGCGGGCGCTCGTCGCCGCTCGGCGCGACGGGCAGGCCGGAGCGCAGGCGGACGTGGCCGCCGCGCGCGCGGACCGCGCGGACGCCGCCGCCGAGCTCGAGGCGGCCGGAACGCGAGTCGAGGCCGCCCGGGCGGGCTTGCAGGCCGCAGAGGCAGACTGGCAGTATTGGCAACAAGAGCTCGAGCGCGAGAAGATGCTACTCGAGCGCGGGGCCGTATCGCGCGAGGAGTACCAGCGCGAGGCCGCGCAGGCCTCGGCGTCCGAGGCGAAGCTGAAGCAGGCCCGCTCCGAGGTGGCTCAGGCGCAGGCTCAGGTGCGCTCGGCGCAGGCGCGCGTTGCGCGCGCCGAGGCGGCGATCGCTGCGGCGGGGCGCAAGGCATCGCAAGCGGCCTCGGAGATCCGCGCCTCCGAGGCGGCCGTCCGCTCGGCGGAGGCCGCCGCGAGCGCGGCCCGCCAGCGCATCGCCCAGTCGGGCGCCGCGGTCGCGCAGGCCCGCGCCGAGCTCTCCGGGGCGGCGACCGCGCGCGAGTACAGCGAGGTCCGCGCGCAGGGCGACGGGGTGGTCACAGAGCGCGTGGTCAGCCCCGGAACGCTGGTCAACCCGGGCCAGGCGATCCTCCGTGTCGCCCAGGTGCGCCCGATTCGCCTGCAGGCCAACGTGGCGGAGTCCGACCTCTCGCGCATACGGCCCGGCGCCCGAGTCCTCGCGCGCGGCCCCGACGCCGGCAAGCGGTCCGTCGTGGCGCGCGTCACCTCGATCGCGCCGGCCGTGGACCCGATCTCCCGGACCGGCCTTGTTGAGGCACTCCACGCCAACAGCGACGGGCGGTTCGTGCCCGGTCAGTACGTCGTGATGGACATCGCCATCGGAGGCAGCGAGGACGCGCTGAGCGTGCCCACGGCCGCCATCCGGACGCGCGTCGAGACCGCCCCGGGCGCCGAGGCGGAGGGAACCACCTCCTACGTGTGGGTCGCCTCGCCGGCCGCCGACGGCGGCGAGCGGACGGTGCGCGCCGCCAGCGTGCGCGTGGGCGCGAGCGAACGCGATATGACGCGGGTGCTCTCCGGCCTGCGGGAGGGTCAGCAGGTAGTGGTGGAGGGCGGCGAGGGTCTGCACGAGGGCGACACGGTGACCGTGCCCGAAGCCGACCAGGCTCCCGAGGCCCGCCCCGCGATGCCCGGACACGAGATGCCGGCCGCGCCGGGACACGAGATGCCGGGGGCCGCGGGGGCCAACGAGGCCACCGTCGAGGTGAGCTCGCGCGGCTTCACGCCCGATCGCCTGACGGTGCGCGCCGGCGTGCCCGCCCGCGTCACGTTCGTTCGCAAAGACGAACAGAACTGCGGGCAGGAGGTGCTGCTGCCGGAATACGGCATCCGCAAGGCGCTGCCGCTGAACCAGCCGGTGACGATCGAGTTCACACCTCGCAAAGGCGAGCTCGAGTTCACGTGCGGCATGAAGATGCTGCGCGGCAAGGTGGTGGCGCGATGAGCGCCGATCGAAGGGCCGGGACGGGCGGCTCCGCCCCGGAGCATGGCGGGCGAGGCCTGAACGCCCTGCACATGATCCACCGCTGGAGCATCGACCACCCCTACGTGATCATCGCCTTCTACGTAGCAATGGTCGCGATGGCCTGGCTCGCCGTGACGCGTGCGATGCCGCGCCGCTTCATGCCCTACGTTGAGAGCCCGATGCTGGGGGTCGTTACGATGATGCCCGGCCTCTCCGCGCAGGAGATGGAGATCTACGTCAGCAAGCCGATCGAGGAGCAGCTCGTCAACATCCAGGGTATGCGCTTCATCCGCTCCACCTCCCAGGACGGCTTCTCCATCGTGACGCTGGAGTTCGACTACGGGCACAACATGCGGCGCGCGCTCTTCGACGTGCAGGCGCTCATGAACGTCGTGCAGGCCAGCCTGCCGGCGACGGGAGCCAACCTGAAGCCCTCGTGGGTCGTCCCGATCGACCCGCTGAACCTGCCGGTCCTCTCACTCAGCCTGCGCGGTGACCCCGCGCGCGGCTGGGACATGGCCCGCGTGCGCGAGGTCGCCGACAACGCGGTAGTCAACCGCCTCAAGCGCGTGCCCGACGTCTACTCCGTGGTGCCCTTCGGGGGCTACCGCCGCCAGCTTCAGGTCGTCGTCGACCGCAACAAGCTGGCCGCCTACCGGCTGTCCATTCTCGACGTGCGCGACGCCATCGACCGCTACAACGTGAGCCGGCCCGCCGGCAACCTGACCTCGGGAGGTTCAGAGGCGATCGTGCGCGTTGACACCCTGGCGCTCTCCGCGCGCGACGTGCTCAACTACCCGATCGCCGGCTTCACGCCGGGCCAGGCGACGCTCGCGGCTCCCGCCCCCGCCGCGCCAGAGGCGATGGGCGCGATGGGCGGAGGCTCGCCGCCCAGCGCCGCCGCCCCCGCCGCCCCCACGGCGGCGCCGGGCGACGTCTCGCCGCGCATCGTCTACGTCCGCGACGTGGCGAAGGTGATCGACGCCTACTGGGAGCGGCGCAGCGGCTATCACTACCTCAAGCACGACCCGGGCACCGCCGGGGAGGTGATCCCGTCGGTCCAGGTGTCGATCATCCAGAACCCCGACGCCAGCTCCGCGCGGGTCGTGCCGGCCGTCATGGAGGAGCTGCGGGGGATCGAGACGAACAACCCCGGCCTGAGCTTCGAGGTGGCCTACGACAACGCGCGGTTCGTGAACGTGCTCTTCCGCAACGTGTGGGATGAGCTGCTCGTGGCGGTGCTCCTCACGGGCCTCGCCGTCCTCCTCTTCCTGGGCGAGTGGCGCGGCACCCTCATCGCCATGATAACCCTTCCCACCTCGCTGGCGATGGCCGTCCTCCTGATGCTGCCGTTCGGCATGACCTTCAACAGCGGCACGCTGATCGGCCTGCTGCTCTCCATCGGCCGGCTCGTGGACGACTCCATCATTGACATCCACGCCGTGGAGCGGCACCTGCGCATGGGCAAGAGCGCCAGGGACGCCACGATCGACGGCATCGCGGAGGTGCGCCTGGCGGTCATCGCCACCACCGTGATGATGGTCCTGGCCCTGACGCCGTTGCTGTTCACGGGCGGCATCACGGAGATGATGTTCCGCGAGCTGGTCTGGCCGCTCATATTCGGGCTGCTGGCCTCCATGCTCGTCTCGTTCACGCTCACCGCGTTGCTCTGCGCCAACCTCCTGCGCCCCGAGTCCGCTCGCGACGCCGACCGTCGCCGCCCCGTCCTCCGCTGGCTCTACGTGGTGCTCGACCCGTTCCAGCGCGGACTCGATCGGCTGGAGACCGGCTACGCCCACGCGATCCGGTGGATGCTCAAGCACCGGTTCGCCAACCTGGTTCGCATCTCCGCCACGGTGGTCCTGGGCTTCACGTTCTACTACTTCATCGGCTCCGAGATGATGCCACTGGCCGATGTGGGCCAGGCGAGTGGGCTCCTGGAGATGCAGCCCGGCACCTCCTACGCCGGAACGGAGCGCGCCGTTCGCCGGCTCGAGCAGATCATGCTCAAGCACCCGGAGCTTGAAAAGGCCAGCATCGAGATCGGCGCCGAGTCCATGTTCGAGAGCTGGAGCCCCTACTACACCGGCTACCAGATGCCCCAGGTGAACGCGGCCGCCATGATGCTCACCTTCAGCGACAAGGACGAGCGGCGCCGCACGATCTGGGAGGTGATGGACGCCGTGCAGGCCGAGGCGCTGCGCACGATCCCGGGCATCCGGCGGCTCCAGATCAAGGAGATGGGCTCCGACGTGATGGCGACGGCGGCCGCGCCAATCCACGTCAACGTCTACGGCCCGGACCTGGCCACGCTCGATCGCATCGGAGGCCAGGTGCTCGCGGTTGCCCGGAGGATGCCCGACCTGTTCCAGCCCGCCCGCACCTGGGCGATGGGCCTGCCAGACTACCAGATCGACGTGGACCCGGCGCGCGCGCAGGGGCTCGGTCTCTCGCCGGAGAGCATCAGCCAGCAGGCCTACTACGCCCTGCGCGGCGGCCTGACGAGCGAGTTCTACCGCCTGCCGAACCTTCGGCAGGGCACCATCCTGGTGCGCTACGCACAGGAGGGACGGCGCGCCGAGAGGGACCTCGAGAGCCTCTACCTGACGACGCCGGACGGGCGGCAGGTGCAGCTCAAATCGGTGGCGAGCGTGCGGCGCACGGTGGCGCCAACGGCCATCGAGCACGATGGGCTGCGACGCGTGATCGGCGTGACCGGCTACTACCGCATCGGTCACCTTCCGTCGATGGACGTCGTGATGGAGCTGGTGGCCAAGACCTATGGAGGTGACCCGAAGCTGGGCATCGAGCCCGTCAACTTCCCGCCGGGCTACGGCCTGGAGATGCGCGGCGACATGACGCAGATGATGGACAGCTTCCGGCGCATGCTCACCGGCCTGGGCCTGGCGTTAATCTTCATGTACCTGGTGCTGGTGATGCAGTTCCGGGGCTTCGTGCAGCCCGCGCAGATGCTCGCCTCGCTCCCCCTGGAGCTCTCGGGCGTCTTCATCGCGCTCTGGCTCGCCCAGCAGGCGTTCTCCACCGTGAGCATCCTGGGCATCATCGTGCTGACTGGAATGGACATCACAACGGCCGTGCTGCTCATCGACATGATCGCCCGCTACCGCGACCGGGGCGTGCCGCGCGACGAGGCCGTGGCGCGCGCATGCCCGCAGCGGCTCCGCCCGATCCTGATGACCGCCGGCATCGCGCTCGTCGTGCTCCTACCGATCGCCATTGCGCCCAGGACCGGACTGGACGCCTACCAGCCGCTCGCAACGGCGGTGGTCGGAGGGCTGATCGTTGGGACCGCGCTGAGCCTGTTCGACATCCCGATCATGCACACGTACGTCGACGACCTCATCGGCTGGATCCACCGTACCTTCCTGGGGCGCGAGTGGCGCTGGCCGGTGACGGAGGCGCCCGAAGAGGCGGGCGAGGGGCGCCGAGACGAGGGTCCCGCCGCGCGCTGAACAAGGACGGGGGGACTTGCCGCCATCCACCCACCGGTACGCATGGAAGCCCGGCCTGCGCGGCAGGCCGGGCTTCCATGTCGAGTGCGCCGGCCTCCGGCGTCGAACGAAGGTCAGGCGCGCCGCTTCGGCCGGCGCGCCCGCGCGAAGCCGAGGAGAACCGCCGCGCCCGTCCCGAGCAGCGCCAGGCTGGAGGGCTCCGGCACCACGGGCGTGGCTGCCCCGATCTGGTTGCCGATGAAGTTCAGGATCAGGGTCGCGTTGTTCTCATTGCTGTAGAGCGTCGCCGGCGGGATGAAGAAGTTCATGAAGCTCACGTCGGTGTCGGCGAGCACGCCGCCCGCGCCGGCTCCGAGCGCGCCCGGAGCGATCTCGGCAAGGATGTTGCTGCCACTGCTCGTGCCGAGCACCGTCGTCAGGCCGCCCGGCGTGATCGGCGTGTGGGGCGACACCGCGAAGTCGTCGCCGAGCCCGAGCGTGCCGAACGGCCCGGCGGTCGCCGTCGAGGAGCCGACGATGAGGCCGGCCGTCGCGCCGGTGGTGCCCCCGAAGCCGCTCACGCTGCCGCCGTCGAAGTGGGAGAGCATCTGGCCAACGGCGTCGCTCGCGCCGGCGCCGCTGTCGGTCACGAGCACCAGGCAGCCGCCAGCGGTGACGAAGTCCGCCAGCGCACCGATCTCGGGCGCCGACAGCCCGCTGCGGACCTCGGTCAGGAAGAACAGGTCGACGCCGACCAGGCTGGCGGCGGTGACCGTGCTGACGGGAGCGGCGGCCGTGACGGTCTCGCCCACGATGCCGCCGAGGCCGAAGTTGGCGGGATTGGTCAGGCGGGTCATCAGATTGCTGTAGTCAGAGCCCGTGAACGGCCGATCGGACCGCGTCCCGTCGAACGATCCGATGACGAACTGGGCATGGGCCGCGCCGGCCACCAGAACGGCGGCCAGGACGAGCCCGGATGCCAGAGACAAGCGTCGCAGCATACGTGCCTCCTCGTATCGCGTTACCTTCTGCGAGCGGCGCAAGGGCGCCTGGAGCAGCGGTAGCGTGTCAGCCGAACGGCCGCACCACCCGCATCCAAAGGGCGACTGCATGAAGCGTGCCAGATCGCCGGCACTTGCGCGATGCTCGCCCCGCCGCCGGGTCGCCGGGGGCCCTCAGTCGGCCGCGCGCGCCTCGCGCTCCTCGAGCAGAGACCGTACCGCGCGCGCCAGGTCCTCGATCAGGCGGTCCTGATGCACGAGGTGGTCCATCAGGACACGAATCTCCTCCTCGGCCTTGCGGTTCATCTCGTAGTCGTTCTGCGCCGCCATCCGGTCGTGCCGCGCCTCGCGGTTCTGGCTCATCAGCACCACCGGCCCGGTGTAGGCGGCCTGGAAACTGAGGGCGAGGTTCAGCAGGATAAACGGGTACGGATCCCATGCCTTGAGCGTCTCGGGATGGAGCGCAAGCCAGGCGTTCACCGCGATCCAGAGAAGGAGGATCGCGGTCTGAACGATGATGAACGGCCAGCTTCCCACGAGGGCCGTGGCGCGATCCGCCACGCGATCGCCCAGGCGTTTGCGCTCCTCGATGGTCTCGGCCAGGTTGCTAACGGGCGGGTGATCGTGCCGGTATAGCCCGGCCGGGCCCGGCCCGCGTGACGGCTCAGCCATGCTCGTCATTCAAGGGCTCCTCCGTTGCGTTGCGCCGGTGAGCGCGAGGGCCTCCGGCCGTCGTCCGCCTGGCGCCGCGACCGCCTCCGGCGGTCGGTCCTGATCTGGCGGGTACCCACTACGCTGCTCGCCCGTGCCTTGACACGCAGTGGCGGCGCGCGTTACGATACGGCCGCGTGGGCGCGC is a window from the Chthonomonadales bacterium genome containing:
- a CDS encoding TolC family protein, producing the protein MSQSATLAALLAALLAAGPAFAQARPATALSGDARRIAGPLSVRQAVEIALRENPAMLAARADAAEAAAGTRSARAMTLPQVSANGYLTSGDMSSMVDSAPDVTPPSARMVPPGGVAIANLTLMAPLYTGGRLRGMVRAAEARERAATAGIGSEAATAALEVKRAYYGALLAAAMADVAGARVTADQEAVANARALLEVGRGIEASVRRAEAELSDAERMLATARNERAAALLNLSAALGASPDSEITLSDSLAFEPPASGLETQIADAARLRPELSAARDRVQAATADLDAARGSLAPQVYALGMADADTRSRGSSERGYTLGLALSLPLFDAGQRRAEVDGARAREGRARAELRAAELRVGTEVRQAWLDVQTGAENYRTAQAAVRAAQEAYDVTALRVRNQKAIQVELLDAIAALTQARTNVAQALYDHALAVARLQRAVGRT
- a CDS encoding efflux RND transporter periplasmic adaptor subunit, with the translated sequence MKRVTMIAALMAATLAMAPGAARLAFAAVTGQAGPYRVEVRTNPPVIPVGKVRMTITLSDTAGKPVEDASVRAIVQMPGMQMGEKETRAAPVPGSPGEYETEAAFMMAGAYEATVTIDGPAGAATARIPLETGMDTAGAGGGFPYAWVLAALLAAALAAFVIHRMRRTGQRVNWRAALRPATLAELLLIGVMIAIAVYGVRHWRRPGAMTPIEAQAMEMETPPPPGTAPVTLATVTRGPFVSTVRYTGQAVGYNERDVIARAQGWIVWMPFYAGDRVKDGQLLARLDTSQQNPQVARQEAAVAMARQGVGVAEREHRQALAGVSEARALVAARRDGQAGAQADVAAARADRADAAAELEAAGTRVEAARAGLQAAEADWQYWQQELEREKMLLERGAVSREEYQREAAQASASEAKLKQARSEVAQAQAQVRSAQARVARAEAAIAAAGRKASQAASEIRASEAAVRSAEAAASAARQRIAQSGAAVAQARAELSGAATAREYSEVRAQGDGVVTERVVSPGTLVNPGQAILRVAQVRPIRLQANVAESDLSRIRPGARVLARGPDAGKRSVVARVTSIAPAVDPISRTGLVEALHANSDGRFVPGQYVVMDIAIGGSEDALSVPTAAIRTRVETAPGAEAEGTTSYVWVASPAADGGERTVRAASVRVGASERDMTRVLSGLREGQQVVVEGGEGLHEGDTVTVPEADQAPEARPAMPGHEMPAAPGHEMPGAAGANEATVEVSSRGFTPDRLTVRAGVPARVTFVRKDEQNCGQEVLLPEYGIRKALPLNQPVTIEFTPRKGELEFTCGMKMLRGKVVAR
- a CDS encoding efflux RND transporter permease subunit, whose amino-acid sequence is MSADRRAGTGGSAPEHGGRGLNALHMIHRWSIDHPYVIIAFYVAMVAMAWLAVTRAMPRRFMPYVESPMLGVVTMMPGLSAQEMEIYVSKPIEEQLVNIQGMRFIRSTSQDGFSIVTLEFDYGHNMRRALFDVQALMNVVQASLPATGANLKPSWVVPIDPLNLPVLSLSLRGDPARGWDMARVREVADNAVVNRLKRVPDVYSVVPFGGYRRQLQVVVDRNKLAAYRLSILDVRDAIDRYNVSRPAGNLTSGGSEAIVRVDTLALSARDVLNYPIAGFTPGQATLAAPAPAAPEAMGAMGGGSPPSAAAPAAPTAAPGDVSPRIVYVRDVAKVIDAYWERRSGYHYLKHDPGTAGEVIPSVQVSIIQNPDASSARVVPAVMEELRGIETNNPGLSFEVAYDNARFVNVLFRNVWDELLVAVLLTGLAVLLFLGEWRGTLIAMITLPTSLAMAVLLMLPFGMTFNSGTLIGLLLSIGRLVDDSIIDIHAVERHLRMGKSARDATIDGIAEVRLAVIATTVMMVLALTPLLFTGGITEMMFRELVWPLIFGLLASMLVSFTLTALLCANLLRPESARDADRRRPVLRWLYVVLDPFQRGLDRLETGYAHAIRWMLKHRFANLVRISATVVLGFTFYYFIGSEMMPLADVGQASGLLEMQPGTSYAGTERAVRRLEQIMLKHPELEKASIEIGAESMFESWSPYYTGYQMPQVNAAAMMLTFSDKDERRRTIWEVMDAVQAEALRTIPGIRRLQIKEMGSDVMATAAAPIHVNVYGPDLATLDRIGGQVLAVARRMPDLFQPARTWAMGLPDYQIDVDPARAQGLGLSPESISQQAYYALRGGLTSEFYRLPNLRQGTILVRYAQEGRRAERDLESLYLTTPDGRQVQLKSVASVRRTVAPTAIEHDGLRRVIGVTGYYRIGHLPSMDVVMELVAKTYGGDPKLGIEPVNFPPGYGLEMRGDMTQMMDSFRRMLTGLGLALIFMYLVLVMQFRGFVQPAQMLASLPLELSGVFIALWLAQQAFSTVSILGIIVLTGMDITTAVLLIDMIARYRDRGVPRDEAVARACPQRLRPILMTAGIALVVLLPIAIAPRTGLDAYQPLATAVVGGLIVGTALSLFDIPIMHTYVDDLIGWIHRTFLGREWRWPVTEAPEEAGEGRRDEGPAAR
- a CDS encoding PEP-CTERM sorting domain-containing protein, which produces MLRRLSLASGLVLAAVLVAGAAHAQFVIGSFDGTRSDRPFTGSDYSNLMTRLTNPANFGLGGIVGETVTAAAPVSTVTAASLVGVDLFFLTEVRSGLSAPEIGALADFVTAGGCLVLVTDSGAGASDAVGQMLSHFDGGSVSGFGGTTGATAGLIVGSSTATAGPFGTLGLGDDFAVSPHTPITPGGLTTVLGTSSGSNILAEIAPGALGAGAGGVLADTDVSFMNFFIPPATLYSNENNATLILNFIGNQIGAATPVVPEPSSLALLGTGAAVLLGFARARRPKRRA
- a CDS encoding DUF1003 domain-containing protein; translation: MAEPSRGPGPAGLYRHDHPPVSNLAETIEERKRLGDRVADRATALVGSWPFIIVQTAILLLWIAVNAWLALHPETLKAWDPYPFILLNLALSFQAAYTGPVVLMSQNREARHDRMAAQNDYEMNRKAEEEIRVLMDHLVHQDRLIEDLARAVRSLLEEREARAAD